In Vicugna pacos chromosome 1, VicPac4, whole genome shotgun sequence, a single window of DNA contains:
- the RUBCN gene encoding run domain Beclin-1-interacting and cysteine-rich domain-containing protein isoform X3: MRPEGARMELGGCEEGLPEESRREHWQLLGNLKTTVEGLVSANSPNVWSKYGGLERLCRDMQSILYHGLIHDQQMCCRQTDYWQFVKDIRWLSPHSALHVEKFINLHENGQSSTDGVSERAVAELWLQHSLQCHCLSAQLRPLLGDRQYIRKFYTDTAFLLSDAHVTAMLQCLEAVEQNNPRLLAQIDFARKQESPLLVTKSQSLTALPGSTYTPSTSYAQHSYFGSFSSLHQSMPNHGSERRSTSFSLSGPPRKPQESRGHVSPAEDQSIQAPLPPVSALARDSPSTPNEMSSSTLTSPLEASWVSSQNDSPSDASEGPEYLAIGNLDPRGRTASCQSHSSNAESSSSNLFSSSSSQKPDSAASSLGDQEGGGQSQLSSVLRRSSFSEGQTLTATGGTKKSHTRSHSDTNIASRGTPGGPRNITIIVEDPIAESCSDKSKLRGPLSYSGQSSEFSTPSSLYLEYEGSQYLCSGEGMFRRPSEGQSLISYLSEQDFGSCADLEKENAHFSISESLIAAIELMKCNMMSQCLEEEEGEEDSDREIQELKQKIRLRRQQIRTKNLLPVYQETEHGSFRVTSSSSQFSSRDSAQFSDSGSADEVDEFEIQDGSEGSNLTHMSKNGLSVSMASMFSDADIRRNTPSNSKSFISSQSFSHSFLHSTSAEAVAMGLLKQFEGMQLPAASELEWLVPEHDAPQKLLPIPDSLPISPDDGQHADIYKLRIRVRGNLEWAPPRPQIIFNVHPAPTRKIAVAKQNYRCAGCGIRTDPDYIKRLRYCEYLGKYFCQCCHENAQMVIPSRVLRKWDFSKYYVSNFSKDLLIKIWNDPLFNVQDINSALYRKVKLLNQVRLLRIQLYHMKNMFKTCRLAKELLDSFDTVPGHLTEDLHLYSLNDLTSTRKGELGPRLAELTRAGAAHVERCMLCQAKGFICEFCQNEDDIIFPFELHKCRTCEECKACYHKACFKSGSCPRCERLQARRELLAKQSLESYMSDYEEEPTEALALEATVLETT; the protein is encoded by the exons GAGGGAGCACTGGCAGTTGCTGGGTAATTTGAAGACTACTGTGGAGGGTTTAGTATCAGCCAACAGTCCCAATGTCTGGTCCAAGTATGGTGGCCTGGAGCGGCTTTGCAGGGACATGCAGAGCATCCTCTATCATGGGCTTATCCATGACCAG CAGATGTGTTGTCGCCAGACTGATTACTGGCAATTTGTGAAGGACATCCGTTGGCTCAGTCCCCACTCAGCCCTTCATGTGGAGAAG TTCATCAACTTGCATGAGAACGGCCAGAGCAGCACTGATGGCGTGAGTGAGCGAGCCGTGGCAGAGCTGTGGCTGCAGCATAGCTTGCAGTGCCACTGCCTCTCAGCCCAGCTCCGACCTCTGCTGGGGGACAGACAGTATATCAGAAAATTCTACACAG ATACTGCTTTCCTGCTAAGCGATGCCCACGTCACGGCCATGCTCCAGTGCCTAGAAGCAGTGGAACAGAACAACCCTCGCCTCCTGGCTCAGATCGAT TTTGCTAGAAAGCAAGAGAGCCCGCTGCTGGTGACCAAGAGCCAGAGCCTGACAGCTCTGCCTGGATCCACATATACCCCTTCAACCAGCTACGCTCAACATTCCTACTTTGGGTCCTTCTCCAGCCTCCACCAGTCCATGCCCAACCACGGCTCAG AAAGAAGATCTACTTCCTTTTCACTCTCTGGCCCTCCCCGGAAACCTCAAGAAAGCAGAGGGCATGTCTCACCAGCAGAGGATCAAAGCATCCAAGCCCCTCTGCCTCCAGTCTCTGCATTAGCCAGGGACTCCCCCTCAACCCCAAATGAGATGAGCTCCAGCACTCTGACCAGCCCCTTAGAAGCATCCTGGGTCAGCAGCCAGAATGATTCCCCAAGTGATGCCAGTGAGGGGCCTGAGTACTTGGCCATCGGCAATCTGGACCCCCGAGGCCGGACCGCCAGCTGCCAGAGTCACAGCAGCAATGCTGAGAGTAGCAGCTCCAATTTGTTCTCCTCCAGCAGCTCCCAGAAGCCAGATTCTGCTGCTTCCTCCCTAGGGGACCAagagggaggtgggcagagccAATTGTCCAGTGTCCTTCGCAGGTCTAGCTTCTCAGAGGGGCAAACTCTCACCGCCACTGGTGGAACGAAGAAGAGCCATACTCGCTCCCATTCAGATACAAACATTGCTTCCAGAGGAACCCCAG GAGGCCCCAGGAATATCACCATTATAGTTGAAGATCCCATTGCAG AATCCTGCAGTGATAAGTCGAAGTTGAGAGGCCCCTTGTCCTACTCTGGTCAAAGCAGTGAATTCAGCACACCCAGCTCTCTGTACCTGGAGTATG AGGGCAGTCAGTACCTGTGCTCAGGAGAAGGCATGTTCAGAAGACCTTCAGAAGGACAGTCCCTCATCAGCTACCTGTCTGAGCAAGACTTTGGCAGCTGTGCAGACCTGGAAAAG GAGAATGCCCACTTCAGCATCTCAGAGTCCTTGATTGCTGCCATTGAGCTGATGAAGTGCAACATGATGAGCCAGTgcctagaggaggaggagggggaagaggacagTGACAGGGAGATCCAGGAACTGAAGCAGAAGATCCGCCTTCGTCGCCAGCAGATCCGCACCAAGAATCTGCTCCCTGTGTACCAGGAGACTGAGCACGGAA GCTTCCGGGTCACTTCCAGCAGCTCCCAGTTCAGTTCACGTGATTCAGCACAGTTCTCCGACTCTGGCTCTGCTGATGAGGTTGATGAATTTGAAATCCAAG ATGGTAGCGAAGGATCTAACCTGACTCACATGTCAAAGAATGGACTCTCAGTGTCAATGGCCTCGATGTTTTCAG ATGCTGACATCAGAAGGAACACACCCTCAAACAGCAAATCCTTCATTTCCTCCCAGTCCTT CTCCCACTCCTTCCTGCACTCCACATCTGCTGAGGCGGTGGCCATGGGGCTCCTGAAGCAGTTTGAGGGGATGCAGCTCCCAGCCGCCTCGGAGCTGGAATGGCTTGTTCCAGAGCACGATGCCCCTCAGAAG ctcctgcccaTCCCTGACTCACTGCCCATCTCGCCAGATGACGGGCAGCATGCTGACATCTATAAGCTGCGCATTCGTGTTCGTGGCAATCTGGAGTGGGCCCCTCCCCGGCCTCAGATCATTTTTAATGTTCATCCAGCCCCAAC GAGGAAGATCGCTGTGGCCAAGCAGAATTACCGCTGTGCAGGATGTGGCATCCGGACTGACCCGG ACTACATCAAGCGGCTGCGGTACTGTGAGTACTTGGGCAAGTACTTCTGTCAGTGCTGCCACGAAAATGCCCAGATGGTTATCCCCAGCCGCGTCCTGCGCAAGTGGGATTTCAGCAAGTACTACGTCAGCAATTTCTCTAAGGACCTCCTCATTAAGATCTGGAACGATCCTCTCTTCAATGTGCAGGACATCAACAGCGCCCTCTACAGGAAGGTCAAGCTGCTCAATCAAGTCCGG CTACTACGCATCCAGCTGTATCACATGAAGAACATGTTCAAAACATGCCGACTGGCCAAAGA GCTTCTGGATTCCTTTGACACAGTTCCAGGCCACCTGACAGAGGATCTCCACCTATACTCGCTCAATGACCTGACCTCGACCAGGAAGGGGGAGCTGGGGCCCCGACTGGCTGAGCTCACCAGGGCAGGGGCTGCCCACGTAGAGCGATGCATG CTCTGCCAAGCCAAGGGCTTCATCTGTGAGTTCTGTCAGAATGAGGATGACATCATCTTTCCCTTTGAGCTCCACAAGTGCCGGACCTGTGAAG AGTGTAAAGCGTGCTACCATAAAGCTTGTTTCAAGTCTGGAAGCTGTCCCCGCTGTGAGCGGCTGCAGGCCCGGCGGGAGTTGCTGGCCAAGCAGAGCCTGGAGTCCTACATGTCAGACTACGAGGAGGAGCCCACCGAAGCCTTGGCCCTGGAGGCCACCGTCCTGGAGACCACCTGA